One segment of Curtobacterium sp. MR_MD2014 DNA contains the following:
- a CDS encoding flagellar basal body rod protein FlgB, producing MFDSVTSVALQSALDGLSLRQRTIANNVANINTPNYHAEKVRFEDALAQSIVHGDGHATATTARSLEPTNEIGNNVNLDQETLSNVDTVLRYQFATQAVGGEATALRAAMRTNS from the coding sequence GTGTTCGATTCCGTGACGAGCGTCGCGCTGCAGAGCGCGCTCGACGGGCTGTCGCTGCGACAGCGCACCATCGCGAACAACGTCGCGAACATCAACACGCCGAACTACCACGCCGAGAAGGTGCGCTTCGAGGACGCCCTCGCGCAGTCGATCGTGCACGGTGACGGGCACGCGACCGCGACCACCGCGCGCAGCCTCGAGCCGACGAACGAGATCGGCAACAACGTCAACCTCGACCAGGAGACCCTGTCGAACGTGGACACGGTCCTGCGCTACCAGTTCGCCACCCAGGCGGTCGGCGGCGAGGCGACGGCCCTCCGCGCCGCGATGCGGACGAACTCGTGA
- a CDS encoding flagellar basal body rod protein FlgC, with amino-acid sequence MTTFDAIGIASTGMTVHRKWLDAISDNIANVNTVRSMDDSAFQARYVEVQEGAGTSGAYVKGAAFGSAAGRVTYDPDNPLANAEGYVRMPDIDLGTQMADLIMAQRGYQANAAVVDRAKTAYEAALQIGKN; translated from the coding sequence GTGACGACCTTCGACGCGATCGGCATCGCGAGCACCGGCATGACCGTGCACCGGAAGTGGCTCGACGCGATCTCGGACAACATCGCCAACGTCAACACGGTCCGCTCGATGGACGACTCCGCGTTCCAGGCCCGCTACGTCGAGGTCCAGGAGGGCGCCGGCACGTCGGGCGCCTACGTCAAGGGCGCGGCGTTCGGCAGCGCCGCCGGACGCGTGACCTACGACCCGGACAACCCGCTCGCGAACGCGGAGGGCTACGTCCGCATGCCGGACATCGACCTCGGCACGCAGATGGCGGACCTCATCATGGCCCAGCGCGGGTACCAGGCGAACGCCGCCGTGGTCGACCGTGCCAAGACCGCCTACGAGGCGGCACTGCAGATCGGGAAGAACTGA
- the fliE gene encoding flagellar hook-basal body complex protein FliE, producing the protein MPIDALNGVTTNAMTRAFAGATDAATGAGALGGAAGAGAVQPTTGGDGFAASLGNAVDGLQQLQSDSKTLALKAVTGNLDDIHDATIASTRAQVTLELVTAVRNKGVDAFNEIMRMQA; encoded by the coding sequence ATGCCCATCGACGCACTGAACGGTGTGACCACCAACGCGATGACCCGTGCGTTCGCCGGCGCCACGGACGCTGCGACCGGTGCCGGAGCGCTCGGCGGTGCCGCGGGCGCCGGCGCGGTCCAGCCGACCACCGGCGGCGACGGCTTCGCCGCGAGCCTCGGCAACGCGGTCGACGGGCTCCAGCAGCTGCAGAGCGACTCGAAGACCCTGGCGCTCAAGGCCGTCACGGGCAACCTCGACGACATCCACGACGCCACCATCGCGTCCACCCGTGCCCAGGTCACCCTCGAGCTCGTCACCGCCGTCCGCAACAAGGGCGTCGACGCGTTCAACGAGATCATGCGGATGCAGGCCTGA
- the fliF gene encoding flagellar basal-body MS-ring/collar protein FliF, translating to MPAAMQNTWGRLVAYVKGFSAAQRTIALIGVAALVLGGIALASWLGKASYAPLFTGLAAADASSITDQLTTDGVPYQLTDGGATILVPQDKVYSERLKAASNNLPSSNEGGYSLLDKMGVTSSEFQQDVTYKRAIEGELAKTISSMDGVKAATVQLAIPEKTVFVSEEKDPTASVFVATENGAQLTTDQVQSIVHLTSAAVEGMQPTDVSVVDQKGQTLSAVGTGATGSGADQAADYDAATRKKIQDLLDTTLGPGNASVVVSATMNQQSGTRTSESFAQPKGGAVALNESSSTEEYGSGSGAGAGATGVLGPDNIAVPNGTAGGTTTNGTAAGDDGYKNESATKNNAVDKTTETTQIPAGGVERQTISVALNSRADSVQNANLQSINDLVSAAAGADNARGDQVRVAMMDFDDSAAKDAAKALEEQQQAEQQQAMWSAIRTAGIVVAVLAAAIVLAIVLARRARRQSREAVDVGELDAFAGETFELPLGTDDLAIPAVEPQTVALQTLPHDDAPTEVLTTDEISAERRRQEISALAERDPKRTADLLRGLLDDRSPV from the coding sequence ATGCCCGCCGCGATGCAGAACACGTGGGGGCGGCTCGTCGCCTACGTGAAGGGCTTCTCCGCCGCGCAGCGCACCATCGCGCTGATCGGCGTCGCCGCACTCGTGCTCGGTGGGATCGCCCTCGCCAGCTGGCTCGGCAAGGCGTCCTACGCGCCGCTCTTCACCGGACTGGCCGCAGCCGACGCGAGCTCGATCACCGACCAGCTGACGACCGACGGTGTGCCGTACCAGCTGACCGACGGCGGCGCGACGATCCTCGTTCCGCAGGACAAGGTGTACTCGGAGCGGCTCAAGGCGGCGTCGAACAACCTGCCGTCGTCGAACGAGGGCGGCTACTCGCTCCTCGACAAGATGGGCGTGACGAGCTCGGAGTTCCAGCAGGACGTCACCTACAAGCGGGCGATCGAGGGCGAGCTGGCGAAGACGATCTCGTCGATGGACGGCGTGAAGGCCGCCACCGTGCAGCTCGCCATCCCCGAGAAGACCGTCTTCGTGTCCGAGGAGAAGGACCCGACGGCGTCGGTGTTCGTCGCGACCGAGAACGGCGCGCAGCTCACCACGGACCAGGTGCAGTCGATCGTGCACCTGACGAGCGCCGCGGTCGAGGGGATGCAGCCCACCGACGTCTCCGTCGTGGACCAGAAGGGCCAGACCCTCTCCGCGGTCGGTACCGGAGCGACCGGCAGCGGCGCCGACCAGGCCGCCGACTACGACGCGGCCACCCGGAAGAAGATCCAGGACCTGCTCGACACCACGCTCGGACCGGGCAACGCGAGCGTCGTGGTCTCGGCGACGATGAACCAGCAGTCGGGCACCCGGACGTCGGAGAGCTTCGCACAGCCGAAGGGCGGTGCAGTCGCCCTCAACGAGTCCAGCTCGACGGAGGAGTACGGCTCCGGGTCCGGTGCGGGCGCCGGTGCGACCGGCGTCCTCGGTCCGGACAACATCGCGGTGCCGAACGGGACCGCCGGCGGCACCACCACGAACGGCACGGCCGCCGGTGACGACGGCTACAAGAACGAGTCGGCGACGAAGAACAACGCCGTCGACAAGACCACCGAGACGACGCAGATCCCCGCCGGTGGTGTCGAGCGGCAGACCATCTCGGTCGCCCTGAACTCGCGCGCCGACTCGGTGCAGAACGCGAACCTGCAGAGCATCAACGACCTGGTGTCCGCCGCCGCCGGAGCCGACAACGCCCGGGGCGACCAGGTCCGCGTCGCGATGATGGACTTCGACGACTCCGCGGCGAAGGACGCCGCCAAGGCCCTCGAGGAGCAGCAGCAGGCCGAGCAGCAGCAGGCCATGTGGTCGGCCATCCGCACCGCCGGCATCGTCGTCGCCGTCCTCGCCGCCGCGATCGTGCTCGCGATCGTGCTGGCCCGCCGTGCCCGCCGTCAGTCGCGCGAGGCCGTCGACGTCGGTGAGCTCGACGCCTTCGCCGGTGAGACGTTCGAACTGCCCCTCGGTACCGACGACCTGGCGATCCCGGCCGTCGAGCCGCAGACGGTCGCGCTGCAGACGCTGCCCCACGACGACGCCCCGACCGAGGTGCTGACGACGGACGAGATCAGCGCCGAGCGTCGCCGGCAGGAGATCTCCGCGCTGGCCGAGCGCGACCCGAAGCGCACCGCCGACCTGCTCCGCGGGCTCCTCGACGACCGGTCGCCGGTGTGA
- the fliG gene encoding flagellar motor switch protein FliG, with protein MSALVPVPAGGGTTDRALTGAQKVALILMQMETERAAEVMKQFTELEAEEISAEIVRMRRVDDSVVDRTMSEFHRITQRGRVQKRGGKDAALGLLEASFGSERAAGVMDRLASNLAGQSFEFLDDAEPGQVVSLLEGELPQTIALVLAHLQPGQASAVLAGVDDRVRTDVAQAFATMGTATPEAVGIVAGVLRQRAGAVVSPRESVEVVGGIAPLVEIINRSDVATEKAVLDGLEARDPELAEDIRSRMLTFEDIVKLESRDIQQVLRGIDSKLLATAMKGAPTPVVETIRANVSERNRELLDDELQAMGPVRVSQVEEARAEVVRSVRELEAEGTITVHRAEEDELVD; from the coding sequence GTGAGCGCGCTCGTCCCGGTCCCCGCCGGCGGGGGCACCACCGACCGCGCCCTGACCGGCGCGCAGAAGGTCGCGCTCATCCTCATGCAGATGGAGACCGAGCGCGCGGCCGAGGTGATGAAGCAGTTCACCGAGCTCGAGGCCGAGGAGATCAGCGCCGAGATCGTCCGGATGCGCCGCGTGGACGACTCCGTCGTGGACCGCACGATGAGCGAGTTCCACCGCATCACGCAGCGCGGCCGCGTGCAGAAGCGCGGCGGCAAGGACGCCGCGCTCGGGCTGCTCGAGGCGTCGTTCGGGTCCGAACGCGCCGCGGGCGTGATGGACCGGCTGGCCTCGAACCTCGCCGGGCAGTCGTTCGAGTTCCTCGACGACGCCGAACCCGGCCAGGTCGTCAGCCTGCTCGAGGGCGAGCTGCCCCAGACCATCGCCCTCGTGCTCGCGCACCTGCAGCCCGGGCAGGCGAGCGCGGTGCTCGCCGGGGTCGACGACCGTGTCCGCACCGACGTCGCCCAGGCCTTCGCGACGATGGGCACGGCGACCCCCGAGGCCGTCGGGATCGTCGCCGGCGTCCTCCGCCAGCGCGCCGGTGCCGTGGTCTCGCCGCGCGAGAGCGTCGAGGTCGTCGGCGGCATCGCGCCCCTGGTCGAGATCATCAACCGCTCGGACGTCGCCACCGAGAAGGCCGTGCTCGACGGCCTCGAGGCGCGCGACCCGGAGCTCGCGGAGGACATCCGCTCGCGGATGCTCACGTTCGAGGACATCGTCAAGCTCGAGTCGCGCGACATCCAGCAGGTGCTCCGCGGCATCGACTCGAAGCTCCTCGCGACCGCCATGAAGGGTGCGCCGACGCCGGTCGTCGAGACGATCCGCGCGAACGTGTCCGAGCGCAACCGCGAGCTGCTGGACGACGAGCTGCAGGCCATGGGCCCCGTGCGCGTCTCGCAGGTCGAGGAGGCGCGCGCCGAGGTGGTCCGCTCCGTCCGCGAGCTGGAGGCCGAGGGCACGATCACCGTCCACCGCGCCGAGGAGGACGAGCTCGTTGACTGA
- a CDS encoding FliH/SctL family protein, which translates to MTDTTVQRVAFPVLGSATTRDLAAAADVRGHAAGYAAGLRAAQAETAALHARLEAEHATRLAALQAETVRRVQVLDAATNAMLSQVVPVLADAEESLVDAALDLAEAVVGHVVRSGRQDDATGEGDGQEARPTTGAEATVRRALASVDATVAVAVRLSPADAARVADLALPVPVVPDVALLDGDAVVDLPDGLLDLRIGAALDRARAALGRSADRPEASR; encoded by the coding sequence TTGACTGACACCACCGTGCAGCGCGTCGCGTTCCCCGTGCTCGGGAGCGCGACGACCCGCGACCTCGCAGCGGCCGCCGACGTGCGCGGCCACGCCGCGGGCTACGCCGCGGGCCTCCGTGCCGCCCAGGCCGAGACCGCTGCGCTGCACGCCCGGCTCGAGGCCGAGCACGCAACGCGACTTGCGGCGCTCCAGGCCGAGACCGTCCGCCGTGTCCAGGTGCTCGACGCGGCCACGAACGCGATGCTCTCCCAGGTCGTGCCGGTGCTGGCCGACGCCGAGGAGTCCCTGGTCGACGCTGCGCTCGACCTGGCCGAGGCCGTCGTCGGACACGTGGTGCGTTCCGGGCGCCAGGACGACGCGACCGGCGAGGGCGACGGCCAGGAGGCACGCCCCACCACCGGTGCGGAGGCGACCGTCCGTCGGGCGCTCGCCTCGGTCGACGCCACCGTCGCGGTGGCCGTCCGGCTCAGCCCCGCCGACGCAGCCCGCGTCGCCGACCTCGCGCTGCCGGTCCCGGTCGTGCCGGACGTGGCGCTGCTCGACGGCGACGCCGTCGTGGACCTGCCGGACGGGCTGCTCGACCTCCGCATCGGCGCAGCGCTCGACCGTGCGCGCGCGGCGCTGGGCCGCTCCGCCGACCGGCCGGAGGCGTCCCGGTGA
- a CDS encoding FliI/YscN family ATPase, whose translation MTATLLRPRGLDEAIALAAPQRVGLVTSAVGLGLTVAGVEARIGDVLTVGTEGSPQTPVEVVATDPTGVRCMPLGRLVAVTAGTPVRPTGRPVLVPTGAGLFGRVLDGLGRPIDDRGPLDTDGWVPLDHATPNAMARTRIDAPMQLGVRVLDTLTTVGRGQRMGLFAGSGVGKSSLLSMIARGSDAAVNVIALVGERGREVREFLEDDLGPEGLARSIVVVSTSDEPALMRLRAAFVATRIAESFRDAGQDVVLMMDSLTRVAMAQREIGLSVGEPPATRGYPPSTFSVLAGLLERAGTDRVGSITGLYTVLVDGDDHNEPIADSARSILDGHVVLDRKLAVTGHFPSVDALGSVSRVASKVTEPWQRAAATALRKVMAARRNAQDLLDVGAYQPGTNPLVDAAVTHQDAIDAFLRQGMDDRADAGTSWRALDALVARLGVSA comes from the coding sequence GTGACCGCGACCCTCCTCCGTCCCCGTGGGCTCGACGAGGCGATCGCCCTCGCCGCGCCGCAGCGCGTGGGCCTCGTCACGAGCGCGGTGGGCCTCGGGCTGACCGTCGCCGGGGTCGAGGCCCGGATCGGCGACGTCCTGACCGTCGGCACCGAGGGCAGTCCGCAGACCCCCGTCGAGGTCGTCGCCACCGATCCCACGGGTGTGCGCTGCATGCCGCTCGGACGCCTCGTCGCGGTGACCGCGGGCACCCCCGTCCGCCCGACCGGTCGTCCCGTGCTGGTGCCGACCGGTGCAGGGCTGTTCGGCCGGGTGCTCGACGGGCTCGGGCGGCCGATCGACGACCGTGGTCCGCTCGACACCGACGGCTGGGTGCCGCTCGACCACGCGACGCCGAACGCCATGGCGCGAACGCGGATCGACGCGCCGATGCAGCTCGGCGTCCGCGTGCTCGACACCCTGACGACCGTGGGTCGTGGACAGCGCATGGGCCTGTTCGCCGGCTCCGGCGTCGGCAAGTCCTCGCTGCTGTCGATGATCGCGCGCGGGAGCGACGCAGCCGTCAACGTCATCGCCCTGGTGGGGGAGCGCGGCCGCGAAGTTCGGGAGTTCCTCGAGGACGACCTCGGGCCCGAGGGCCTCGCCCGCTCGATCGTCGTGGTCTCGACGTCCGACGAGCCGGCCCTGATGCGCCTGCGCGCGGCGTTCGTCGCCACCCGGATCGCGGAGTCGTTCCGCGACGCCGGGCAGGACGTCGTGCTCATGATGGACTCGCTCACCCGCGTCGCGATGGCGCAGCGCGAGATCGGACTGTCCGTGGGCGAACCGCCCGCGACCCGGGGCTACCCGCCGTCGACCTTCTCGGTGCTCGCCGGGCTCCTCGAGCGCGCGGGCACCGACCGGGTCGGCAGCATCACCGGGCTCTACACCGTGCTCGTGGACGGCGACGACCACAACGAGCCGATCGCGGACAGCGCCAGGAGCATCCTCGACGGGCACGTCGTGCTCGACCGGAAGCTCGCCGTGACCGGGCACTTCCCCTCCGTCGACGCGCTCGGCTCGGTGTCCCGCGTCGCCTCGAAGGTCACCGAGCCGTGGCAGCGTGCTGCGGCCACCGCGCTCCGGAAGGTGATGGCGGCCCGCCGGAACGCGCAGGACCTGCTCGACGTCGGCGCCTACCAGCCCGGCACGAACCCGCTCGTCGACGCAGCGGTCACCCACCAGGACGCGATCGACGCGTTCCTCCGACAGGGGATGGACGACCGCGCCGACGCCGGGACGTCCTGGCGAGCCCTCGACGCCCTCGTCGCCCGACTGGGGGTGTCCGCCTGA
- a CDS encoding C40 family peptidase, which translates to MSVDAVLSRIAEIRTQIDALRGGTTASAGGSASNEATTRAFADALATATGTSTSAGAAGTAAADGASRTPATSVDAGRGTLATGSGATGSDVVEDAKKYLGVPYVFGGTTRSGMDCSGLVQTVFKDLGVTMPRVVPDQADMGVPVGSLKDAKPGDLIIPKGEQHIVIYVGDGKVLHAPRPGKDVRIVDNWYKDSDIATIRRIVPSEAAAPAATRSVSAAGAAQSVTDLQTAALLSAMRGSAA; encoded by the coding sequence ATGAGCGTCGACGCCGTGCTCTCCCGGATCGCCGAGATCCGCACCCAGATCGACGCCCTGCGCGGCGGTACCACCGCCTCCGCGGGCGGCTCCGCCTCGAACGAGGCCACGACCCGCGCGTTCGCCGACGCCCTGGCGACCGCGACCGGGACGTCGACGAGCGCCGGCGCCGCCGGCACCGCTGCTGCCGACGGGGCGTCCCGCACGCCGGCCACCTCGGTCGACGCGGGCCGCGGCACCCTGGCGACCGGCAGCGGCGCCACGGGGTCCGACGTGGTCGAGGACGCGAAGAAGTACCTCGGCGTGCCCTACGTGTTCGGCGGGACGACCCGGTCCGGCATGGACTGCTCCGGGCTCGTGCAGACGGTGTTCAAGGACCTCGGGGTGACCATGCCGCGCGTGGTGCCCGACCAGGCGGACATGGGGGTGCCCGTCGGGTCGCTCAAGGACGCGAAGCCGGGCGACCTCATCATCCCGAAGGGCGAGCAGCACATCGTGATCTACGTCGGTGACGGCAAGGTGCTGCACGCACCCCGACCCGGCAAGGACGTCCGGATCGTGGACAACTGGTACAAGGACTCCGACATCGCGACGATCCGCCGCATCGTGCCGAGCGAGGCCGCGGCTCCTGCGGCGACCCGCTCGGTCTCCGCAGCGGGTGCGGCGCAGTCGGTCACCGACCTGCAGACCGCGGCACTCCTGTCGGCGATGCGGGGGAGTGCTGCATGA